A stretch of DNA from Spirosoma endbachense:
TCGCCATACTCAACGGTTGCCTGCACCTGATCTTCAATATCATTGCTATCTGGCCGCTTCACAATCTGCGCAGCTTTAACCGTTCCTTCACCAAGCCATCCCGCAAACATATCGAAGAAGTGAACGCCGTGTTCAATAAAAATGCCTCCGCTTTTGCTACGATCCCAGAACCAGTGTTCGGGGGAGAGCCCTTCATCGCCAGCGTAGTTTTCGAAATAGCCGTGCAGAAATTCGCCAAGCAGTTTTTTATCGATCAGGTGTTTAATACGGGCAAACATGGGGTTGTATCGCTGCATCAAGTTCGTGACCATCAGCAATCCCTTTTGCCGGGCGGTCTCGATCATCTCCCGGCCCTGTTCAGGATTCATGGCCAGTGGCTTTTCGCAGATAACATGTTTACCGGCATTCAGCGCCAGCATAGCCTGTTCATAGTGCAGAAAAGGCGGTGTAGCGATGTAGACGACATCAACCTCCGGGTGGTTGACTAACTCCTCAAGGCTGGCTAACTGTTCAGCACCAAAGCGCTTAGCCGTTCGAATGGCTTCTTCGCGTTTCGACCCGGCAATAGCCACTAATTTAGCGTGGGGTGTCTGTACAAATTGCTGAACGGCAAACAGGCCAAAACCGCCCATTCCAATGACTCCTATTCCGATTTCGCGTTCTTTTGGCGCGGTTGTTTCCATAGTATTGCGAGTTGTATCCATAGAGACAACCGCTGGAACATCCTTAATGTTGGCACGAAACTAGTTTTCCAGATAAGTATCATCTGTTAGCCAACCATTCTTTCACGGCCTTTCCGGTACCAAACGGCCAGGGTTGAAGCTGATTGATGGGTACGATTTTATACGCCTGTAACTCTTCTTCATCCATCCTGATTTCGCCCGTTGCCCGAACGTGGTACGTTATGATGAGTTCATTCCGCTGATGAAACGTATAAATCCCTACCCGGTCAATCACCTGCCCATCCAATCCTAACTCTTCTTTCAATTCCCGAAGTACGGCTTCATCGGGTTCCTCATCTTTTTCGAGAAATCCCGTTACCAGCCCGAACCATTCGGCAGGCCAGCCTTTATTCTGAATCAGGATAACGGTATCATTGTCATACTCAACAATAGCGCCAACAACAGGCAGTGGATTGTTCCAGTATACATAACCACAAGGTTTCGAGCAGACAAGGCGCTCGCGCCCACCAGCCATTCCCGAAACTAATGGGCTGGCACACTGAGGGCAATAATTCATTTGAGCCATGATGAGGTGATCAGGTTTCCGGAGGCTTATTACGCAGCCCGCTAAACAAAGCTCAAATTACCACTGATAAGGGCTTTCTTGTAATTTTCCCGATCAAACTGGTATAAATAGGGCGATTTATGCGCTTTACCGGTTCGGCGTTCATCTAATCGGGTCAGTATATGTAACCCCATAATTTTTTTATGAAAATTTCGGGCATCCAGCGATCTCCCCAGTACGGCTTCATAGAGCCGCTGCAATTCAGGAATCGTAAACTTTTCTGGCATCAGATTCAGGCCAATAGGCTGCCAGCTAAGTTGAAGCCGAAGGGTTTGCAAGGCCACTTCTACAATATGCCGGTGATCATAGAGCAAAGAAGGCAAATCGCTGACCTCCCACCAACGGCATTCATCCGTCATAAAATCAGCTGTAGGCATCACCTTTGTCTGATCGACCACGGCATAATAGCCAATTGATAGTGTACGCTCGGGCCATCCACGACTCTCAAATGGCATTGGCATTTTCTGCCTTTGCCAGGTATCCTCCCGGTTATACCGGACAGCATCGCCAAACAGATGAAATTGTTGTAAAAACAACTGATCTAAACCGGTCCGCTCACGTAACACCCGTTCGGCTGCCACATCGACGGATTCTGTTTTATAAATGAAGCCGCCGGGCAAACACCACTCATGCGTGCCTTTCCATCGTAAGAGCAGCACTTTCAGGCGTGTATCATGAAAACCAAAGATTACACAGTCGAGCGATACACCCTGTACGCATTCATCGGACACCATTTTATAAAAGGCATTCAGCTGTTCAGTATAGGTCATGTAGAAATATAAATTTCCCTTTATGTTATTATGACATAATAAGACAATCACGTATAATTACCTGTAATTTCTGGTTTAATCAATAGAAATCAGCTATTCTCCTTGTTCCCTTTGCAATTGTTATCTCCTAAATCACCTTCCTAATGCCATTCATTCGGTCTTTGACAATGCTCTCGCTGGTAGCCACGTTGGCTTTACCACGAACGTCCTACAGCCAAAAACTACCCGCTGGCCCTCAGGTAGTAACATTCTTTTCGGATGTTGATGATACCGAACAGCCATATGGATTATATGTCCCCAAGAATTATAATCCCAGGAAAAAATATCCGCTTGTTATCATGCTCCACGGTGCAGGCTCGAATCATCGGCTGTCGCTCCGGCGCGTATTTGGCAAGAGCAATGCACAGGGCGAAACCGATATAGAAGCCACACGTTATTTCCCGGAATGGGCCGACGTGAATTATATTGTAGCCTCCCCTTTTGCTCGTGGCACTGCTGGCTATCAGGGAATTCCTGAAAAAGATGTTTATGACGTCGTAGCAGATGTCAAAAAACGCTTCAACATCGATGAAGATCGCACTTATCTAACCGGCCTGTCGATGGGCGGGGGTGGTACGCTCTGGATTGGGCTAAGTCGACCCGATATTTGGGCGGCTATTGCGCCGGTTTGCCCGGCCCCACCCAGAGGCACCGACGATCTGGCAGCGAATGCAACTAATTTCCCGGTTCATCTATTTCAGGGGGATGCTGATCCGGCGGTGAAACCAGAAGGCACCCGGCAATGGGTGAAACGTTTTCAGGATTTGGGCGTCAATGTCACCTATAAAGAATATCCCGGCGTTAAACACGACAGTTGGGTGCAGGCCTATGAGAACGAGTTTATTTTTGGCTGGTTCAATCAGTTTAAGCGGAACCGTTTTCCTGAGCGAGTACGCTTTTCAACCCGGCAATACAAATATCCATCGGCTTATTGGGTTCGAATTGACCAGCTTACACCCGGTATGCTTGCCAATGTCGACGCAAAGTTTTCTGGTGCAAACCACATCGATATCACGACGGCAAACCTGGGCGCATTAACGCTTAAACTGGCAGGGCATCCTAATTTCAAAGCAAAACGGCCAGTCGATGTCGTTATTGACGGAAAGGCTATTAATGTTCAGGTGAGCGACTCGCTTACCCTTGTCAAACGCGAAGGGGGCTGGGAAGCGGGTTCTTACCAACCCACAGTTACGGCTAAACACGCAGGGGCAGAAGGGCCCATCAGTGCTGCCATTGCCGGTCGGCATCTGTATGTTTATGGCACAGCCGATAACCCATCAGCCGACGTGCTGAAAACGCGACAGGAAATCGCGACTCAGGCGGCCAACTGGGCTACCTATCGGGGTGAGTTTCTAGGGCGTATTATGGTATTTCCGCATGTTGTGGCCGATAAAGATGTTCGACCAAGCGATCTGGAAAGTTCAAATCTGATTCTATTTGGCACTAAAGAAACCAATAAGCTGGTGAGCCAATACAGCGATCGATTGCCCATTCAGCTATCGTCGGCAGCCACCGAATACGGCTTATTTTACGTCTTCCCCATGAATAATCACTATGTAGCCATCAGTTCCGGACAACCCTGGTGGGCGGGCACCGAAAACCCCAATTATTTCACGAACCGGGCACTGGATGCAATCAATGGCTTCAAAGACTTCGTTTTGTTTAAAGAATCCAGTAAAACGCCTATTGTATCCGGCTATTTTGATCAATCATGGCATGTACCCGATGCCGAGGCCAAAGCACTCACCGAAACTGGTGTTGTAACGGTAGCTGCCGGCACAATCTCATCAACTAAGTAATTAAGAAGCAAAGTGGTTCTTCGGGCTTAATTGCTTAACTTTCGTTGCGTTTTTCTGCCCGTCAGCGCAACATAGCGCTGAAAAATCGCTCTTTATCCTATACTGTTTAGGCTATGTCTTCCGTAAAATTGACCATCAATAATCAGCCCCATACTCTGGATGTCGATGCTGACATGCCCCTGTTATGGGCCATCCGCGATGTAGTCGGGTTAACCGGCACTAAATTCGGCTGCGGTATTGCGCAGTGCGGTGCCTGTACCGTTCATCTGGACGGTAGCCCCACTCGCTCCTGTAGTTTACCTGTTTCGGCAGCGGTAGGTCATAAGATTACAACCATCGAAGGCATCTCTAAAAATGGTGACCATCCTATTCAGAAAGCCTGGATCGAGCATCAGGTGCCCCAGTGTGGGTATTGCCAATCAGGGCAGATCATGTCGGCGGTAGCCTTGTTGAAACATACACCTAAACCAACCGACGACGATATCGACGCGGCTATGCAGGGTAACATTTGCCGTTGTGGTACCTATAATCGCATTAGGCAGGCCATTCATACCGCTTCCGCCGATATGGCGTCGGCCCCGAAAGTCCCTAAGTCAACTCCTAAAATCGGCAAACGATGAGCGCGAAACCAACACAAACGGCCATTGACCGCCGGGGCTTTCTGAGAGCGGCCGGTTTGACTGGTGCGGCCTTTGCCTTAGGGCTCTCATCAACTGAAGCCATTGCAGGACCTGTACTGAATCTTAGTGGCCAGCCTGGATTGGCCCAGCCTGGATTGGCCCCTGAATCGGTCGAACTGACTCCCTTTATCATTATCGAAAAATCGGGGCGAATTACGCTCATGAATCCCCGTCCCGAAATTGGTCAGGGAACATTCCAGTCGGTTCCGGCGCTCATTGCCGAAGAACTGGAAGTATCGCTGGACAAGGTTGTGATCAAACAAACCGGTGGCGAAAGCAAATTCGGTGGTTTGTGGTCGCAGGCCGTAGGTGGTAGCGGCTCCATCCGGGGCGGCTATACCCAGATGCGTAAAGTAGGAGCGTCGGCCCGCGAAATGCTTATTAAAGCCGCTAGTCAGCAATGGAATGTACCGATCGAGGAATGTTACGCGGAAGACGCGAAAATCATCCACCGACCATCGGGCAAAAAAACGTCGTATGGCGAATTGGCGGAAATAGCATCAAAACTCGATGTTCCGAAAACACCGGCGTTAAAAGATCCGAAGGATTTTAAAATTCTGGGCACATCGGCACCGCGCCCTGATACACCCCTAAAAGTTACGGGACAGGCACAGTTTGGTATCGATGCCAAAACACCGGGAATGGTATACGCATCGATCGAGCGTTGCCCCGTACTCGGCAGCAACCTGGTAAGCTTTGATGCCACTCAGGCATTAAAAGTCAAAGGTGTTCAGCAGGCCGTGAAGGTTGAGCGGGTCGTTGGCAAAAACCGATACGAAGGCGTAGCCGTTATTGCCACGAATTACTGGGCGGCCCTGAAGGGTAGAAAAGCACTTAAGGTTCAGTGGGACCATCAGGGACACGACACATTCAATTCAACTGATTTTGACAATTCGCTCCGTGAACTGGCCAAAACTGATGGTATCGTTGGCCATAGTCTGGGTGACTTCGATAAAGCCTACTCCGATGCCCCGGTTAAACTGGAAGCACTCTATGAAACACCCATTGTCAGCCATTCGACCATGGAGCCAATGAATGCGTTAGCCCATTATCAACCCGGCGACAAGGTTGAGCTATGGGTTTCTTCGCAGGGTGGTGATCTGGTTATCGACGAAGTTGCCAAGGTGCTTAAGGTGCCCGCCAGTAACGTAAAAGTGCATGTGATGTTCAATGGCGGAGGCTTTGGTCGGCGACTAACCCAGGATTTTGCCAGCGAAGCGGCTTTGCTTTCCAAAACAATTGGAAAACCGGTTAAAGTGGTCTGGACACGCGAAGACGATACGATACTCGGTCCTTTTCGTCCGATGACCTATTCGGCTTTGCGCGGAGCATTGTCGAGTGATGGGCAGGCCGTGGCTCTTCAACATAAGGTCATTTCGCCTTCCATTGATGCAACAATGGGCGAAACCGAAAAATACGATAAAGCCAAGCCCGACGGCACCATGCTTGAAGGTACGAACGAACAGAAATACGAGATTCCGAATGTAAACACGCGCTATGTGCATGCTGAGGTTCACATTCCGCTTTCCTACTGGCGTTCGGTGACGAGTTCAACGCTGGCTTTCTCGCACGAATGTTTTCTCGACGAAATGGCTCATAAAGCAGGGCAGGACCCGATGGCGTTCCGGCTGGCCATGTTAACGAAAGACTCAGACACGAAGCGGGTATTGACCAAACTGAAAGAATTCTCGGGCTGGGATAAACCGCTACCCGCCGGAAAAGGTCGGGGAGTTGCCCAGTGGGAGTTCTTTGCCGGTTTAGCGGGTCAGGTGGTAGAAGTCTCCAGAACAGAAAATGGTGGCGTAAAAGTTGACAAGGTATACTGTGTCATTGATTTGGGTACGGTCGTTAATCCGGATACTGTCAAAGCACAGGTTGAAGGAGCCATTGCCATGGCGATAACGGCTGCGACTAAAGATGGAATTACATTTGAGCATGGCCGCGCGGTTCAGGCTAATTTCGACAAAAACCGTATGCTTCGTATCAATGAAATGCCTGAAGTCGAGGTACTTATATTAGCCGAAGGAGGTCCCAAAATCAAAGGTGTTGGTGAACCCGGATTACCGCCTTTGGCTCCGGCTTTAGCGAACGCAGTTTTTGCGGCTACGGGCAAACGCATCCGACGGTTACCCTTTGATTTAGCGAAAGTATAAACAGCGGGCACAGTTTACGGTTTACACTATTTGGTTATGAGCGACTCCCGAACGAGTCTGTATCACCGAATCCCGTAAACCACGAGGCCGTATATCGACACAGCATGAAAGAAATAGCTCGCATCGTTGAGGTTTTTGAGCAAATTGACTTCTCACAGCGCAAGGTAGCTCTGGCAACTGTGGTATGGGTTGAAGGCTCGTCGTATCGTAGGCCAGGAGCGCGGATGCTCATTACGGATGATGGCCGCTGGGAAGGTGCAATCAGCGGTGGCTGTCTGGAAGGCGATGCACTCCGAAAAGCCCGCCAGGTCATGCTCGATGGTATACCGATCGTTGTTACATACGACACAATGGACGACGGTGCCAATAGTTTCGGCGTAGGATTAGGCTGCAACGGTATCATTGACATTCTGATCGAACCAATTGATCCGGCCGATCCAAAGAATCCTGTGGCCTTATTACATGAGTTTATCCAGAAACGGGATGTACGCGTATTGGCTACGATTCTGAAAAGCGACGAGACAACCGGTTTGGTTCCGGGCAACCGGTTTGTTCTCACCGATCAATCGGCAAGTCTTTTGCCCGACTGGTTGCAGGACGACATGCAGCTTACGTTCAAAACCGGCAAGCCACTCACGCAGACCTATTTTGTCGAATCGGGAAGTGCCGAAGTGTTTATTGAGCGAATTGATCCTGGTATTGAGTTAGTTATTTTCGGAGCTGGGTATGATGTCATTCCGGTGGCCAAACTCGCCCGTGATCTTGGCTGGCAGGTTACCGTTACCGACGATTGTATTGCGCATTTGTCGCCCAGGCGTTTTCCGGTCGCCACCTGCGTACTTTATGCCGACCGTCAGGCCGTTCTTGATCAGATCACCATTACGAGCCGAACAGCAGCCGTCCTGATGTCTCATAATTTCAATTACGACCGGGCGGTTTTACAGGCTTTGCTGGCGACCGATGTACCTTATATCGGTATGTTAGGGCCACGCAAACGATTTGATAAAATGCAGGCTGAATTTGAGAAAGATGGGCTGAATTTCTCAGAAGCGGCACTTGCCAGGGTCCATGCCCCTATCGGCCTCGATCTGGGCGCTGAGACTCCCGACGAGATTGCCTTGTCAATTATGGCCGAAATAAAGGCCTTTTTCACGAACGGGTCGGGAGGTTTCCTCAAAGATAAATCCGGACCAATTCATGAGCGCCTAACCAACAACCAGACAAGTGCCAGCCAACCGGTAACGTTTGTTAACTCTACGATTGAATCCATTTAAGGCTGGTTTATAAACTTGCCAGAGCTACCCTCAGCTGATCGAGTCAGGCAGGATTCCTAAACCCGAACTGACGCCTATCGTCTGAGGGTATTTGTTTAATCTACCTCGTATTTCGGTCTCCAAAGCAGCTATCAATCGATTCGGGGCAGACCGCAATTCCGTTTACACGACAAAAAGACGCCAAACTAGCCTCAATGTTGTACCTTTGCGTCTGATATGGCACGACTCCTGGCAATCGATTATGGCGCAAAACGAACCGGCATTGCCGTAACAGATCCGTTGCAACTCATTGCTTCGGCTCTGGAAACAGTGCCCTCACATGAGCTGTTAAAATACCTCAGAGCGTATGTTCAGCGAGAGCCCGTAGACGCTTTTATCGTTGGGCTACCCAAACGATTAGACGGAACCGATACGGATAATACACCCCGTGTTCGGAAGTTCGTCACGCATTTGCAGAACGCTTTGCCCGAGATTCCGGTTTATTGGCATGATGAACGCTTTACATCCGCTATGGCCCTGCAAGCCATGATTGCCAGCGGAAGCAGTAAAAAAGATCGACGCGAGAAGGGCAACATCGACAAAGTCAGTGCGGCTATCATTCTCCAATCATATATGGAAAGCAAAAAATAGTTTCCAGTATGCAGTTTTCGGCCTGAGTTGAAAACTATATAGTGTGAACTGTAAACTGAATTATGATTCTCCCAATAATTGCCTACGGCGACCCAGTGCTGCGAAAAAGGGCTAAGAACATTGAGCCCGGTAGCCTTGACGTCAAGACGTTGAGTGAAAATATGTTCGAAACCATGTATGCGGCCTCAGGTGTTGGATTAGCAGCACCGCAGATTGGCCAGAGCATTCGCATGTTTGTGGTAGATGGTGAACCGTTGAACGAAGATGAACCAGAGG
This window harbors:
- a CDS encoding Gfo/Idh/MocA family protein, with the protein product METTAPKEREIGIGVIGMGGFGLFAVQQFVQTPHAKLVAIAGSKREEAIRTAKRFGAEQLASLEELVNHPEVDVVYIATPPFLHYEQAMLALNAGKHVICEKPLAMNPEQGREMIETARQKGLLMVTNLMQRYNPMFARIKHLIDKKLLGEFLHGYFENYAGDEGLSPEHWFWDRSKSGGIFIEHGVHFFDMFAGWLGEGTVKAAQIVKRPDSNDIEDQVQATVEYGDDVTGRKLVNFYHGFTQTGRMDRQEMRLLFERGDVTLFEWVPTRMVMRCVADEETTRALMDLFPGAQLNVTANIGGKDQPLRGRHKEFEAYQQIEIRFGFEAEKQHLYSELLRLMFRDQATAIHYPDTHRIIREENGLQSLQTAVDADQLARQ
- a CDS encoding NUDIX domain-containing protein, producing the protein MAQMNYCPQCASPLVSGMAGGRERLVCSKPCGYVYWNNPLPVVGAIVEYDNDTVILIQNKGWPAEWFGLVTGFLEKDEEPDEAVLRELKEELGLDGQVIDRVGIYTFHQRNELIITYHVRATGEIRMDEEELQAYKIVPINQLQPWPFGTGKAVKEWLANR
- a CDS encoding NUDIX hydrolase, which produces MTYTEQLNAFYKMVSDECVQGVSLDCVIFGFHDTRLKVLLLRWKGTHEWCLPGGFIYKTESVDVAAERVLRERTGLDQLFLQQFHLFGDAVRYNREDTWQRQKMPMPFESRGWPERTLSIGYYAVVDQTKVMPTADFMTDECRWWEVSDLPSLLYDHRHIVEVALQTLRLQLSWQPIGLNLMPEKFTIPELQRLYEAVLGRSLDARNFHKKIMGLHILTRLDERRTGKAHKSPYLYQFDRENYKKALISGNLSFV
- a CDS encoding carboxylesterase family protein codes for the protein MPFIRSLTMLSLVATLALPRTSYSQKLPAGPQVVTFFSDVDDTEQPYGLYVPKNYNPRKKYPLVIMLHGAGSNHRLSLRRVFGKSNAQGETDIEATRYFPEWADVNYIVASPFARGTAGYQGIPEKDVYDVVADVKKRFNIDEDRTYLTGLSMGGGGTLWIGLSRPDIWAAIAPVCPAPPRGTDDLAANATNFPVHLFQGDADPAVKPEGTRQWVKRFQDLGVNVTYKEYPGVKHDSWVQAYENEFIFGWFNQFKRNRFPERVRFSTRQYKYPSAYWVRIDQLTPGMLANVDAKFSGANHIDITTANLGALTLKLAGHPNFKAKRPVDVVIDGKAINVQVSDSLTLVKREGGWEAGSYQPTVTAKHAGAEGPISAAIAGRHLYVYGTADNPSADVLKTRQEIATQAANWATYRGEFLGRIMVFPHVVADKDVRPSDLESSNLILFGTKETNKLVSQYSDRLPIQLSSAATEYGLFYVFPMNNHYVAISSGQPWWAGTENPNYFTNRALDAINGFKDFVLFKESSKTPIVSGYFDQSWHVPDAEAKALTETGVVTVAAGTISSTK
- a CDS encoding (2Fe-2S)-binding protein, translating into MSSVKLTINNQPHTLDVDADMPLLWAIRDVVGLTGTKFGCGIAQCGACTVHLDGSPTRSCSLPVSAAVGHKITTIEGISKNGDHPIQKAWIEHQVPQCGYCQSGQIMSAVALLKHTPKPTDDDIDAAMQGNICRCGTYNRIRQAIHTASADMASAPKVPKSTPKIGKR
- a CDS encoding xanthine dehydrogenase family protein molybdopterin-binding subunit, giving the protein MSAKPTQTAIDRRGFLRAAGLTGAAFALGLSSTEAIAGPVLNLSGQPGLAQPGLAPESVELTPFIIIEKSGRITLMNPRPEIGQGTFQSVPALIAEELEVSLDKVVIKQTGGESKFGGLWSQAVGGSGSIRGGYTQMRKVGASAREMLIKAASQQWNVPIEECYAEDAKIIHRPSGKKTSYGELAEIASKLDVPKTPALKDPKDFKILGTSAPRPDTPLKVTGQAQFGIDAKTPGMVYASIERCPVLGSNLVSFDATQALKVKGVQQAVKVERVVGKNRYEGVAVIATNYWAALKGRKALKVQWDHQGHDTFNSTDFDNSLRELAKTDGIVGHSLGDFDKAYSDAPVKLEALYETPIVSHSTMEPMNALAHYQPGDKVELWVSSQGGDLVIDEVAKVLKVPASNVKVHVMFNGGGFGRRLTQDFASEAALLSKTIGKPVKVVWTREDDTILGPFRPMTYSALRGALSSDGQAVALQHKVISPSIDATMGETEKYDKAKPDGTMLEGTNEQKYEIPNVNTRYVHAEVHIPLSYWRSVTSSTLAFSHECFLDEMAHKAGQDPMAFRLAMLTKDSDTKRVLTKLKEFSGWDKPLPAGKGRGVAQWEFFAGLAGQVVEVSRTENGGVKVDKVYCVIDLGTVVNPDTVKAQVEGAIAMAITAATKDGITFEHGRAVQANFDKNRMLRINEMPEVEVLILAEGGPKIKGVGEPGLPPLAPALANAVFAATGKRIRRLPFDLAKV
- a CDS encoding XdhC family protein: MKEIARIVEVFEQIDFSQRKVALATVVWVEGSSYRRPGARMLITDDGRWEGAISGGCLEGDALRKARQVMLDGIPIVVTYDTMDDGANSFGVGLGCNGIIDILIEPIDPADPKNPVALLHEFIQKRDVRVLATILKSDETTGLVPGNRFVLTDQSASLLPDWLQDDMQLTFKTGKPLTQTYFVESGSAEVFIERIDPGIELVIFGAGYDVIPVAKLARDLGWQVTVTDDCIAHLSPRRFPVATCVLYADRQAVLDQITITSRTAAVLMSHNFNYDRAVLQALLATDVPYIGMLGPRKRFDKMQAEFEKDGLNFSEAALARVHAPIGLDLGAETPDEIALSIMAEIKAFFTNGSGGFLKDKSGPIHERLTNNQTSASQPVTFVNSTIESI
- the ruvX gene encoding Holliday junction resolvase RuvX, with translation MARLLAIDYGAKRTGIAVTDPLQLIASALETVPSHELLKYLRAYVQREPVDAFIVGLPKRLDGTDTDNTPRVRKFVTHLQNALPEIPVYWHDERFTSAMALQAMIASGSSKKDRREKGNIDKVSAAIILQSYMESKK